The genomic DNA GTAAATGCTGTGCTGGGATGTCATACAGGATTATGGGCTGCGCAGTCTCGGGATTGGTGAGCGGTTGTTGCCGCGTGATAGCTTCACGCTTTGCGACCAGCTGGTTCTGATCGGGTCCGGCATGTTGTGGAACGTCTATTTCGGTGTTGTGGCGCTGCTCAGCGGTTTCTTCCTTGCCACGGCTGTTGCGGTCGGCAAGGGGTCGCGGAACCTGCTGGCGCGCAAATCGTCGGAATGGTTCATCTTTGTGTTTCGCGGCTCGCCGCTCTTTATCCAGTTCTTCTTTGCCTATTTCCTGTTTCTCAGCCTCAAGAAGGTCAGCCCGATCTTTGACGCGTTCACCGCCGCGTGGCTGGGGGCGCTGATCGTTCTGTTTTTGAATACCGCCGCCTATTCAGGCGAAATTTTCTATGGTGCGCTACGGTCGATCCCCAAGGGCGATGTCGAGGCAGCCGATGCTTACGGGTTCTCTGGCTGGCCACGGTTCAAACGGATCGTGTGGCCCACGATGCTGCGCCTTGCATGGCCTGCCTACACGAACGAGGCGATTTTCCTGTTCCATGCCACAACGCTGGTGTTTTTCAGCGGATTCCCCGCGTGGCAGCAGCGCGGTGATGCGCTGTATTATGCCAATTATTTCGCGGACAAGACGTTTAACCCGTTTGTGCCCTACCCCATCTTGGCTGGCTATTTCATCCTGCTGACCTTGTGTGTGATCAGCGTCTTTGGCCTAATCAACCGGCATCTGAACCGGCACCTGCCACAAGAAGCACGGCGAAAATTGCGGTTGCGCCCGAACCTTATTCGGTAAATCTATCTGCCAACCCGCAGAGGATACCATTATGCAACTGGAAAATTTCGCCACGTTTCGCGTCGCGGCCTGTGATCTGAATGGTCAGATGCGCGGCAAGCGTGTACCGGCATCGTATTTTGAGAAACTCGAAAGCGGGACCGTGCGCATGCCGCTATCGGCGCTCAACGTCGATATCAAGGGGGCCGATATCGACGGCAGTCCGCTGATATTCGAGACTGGCGATGCCGATGGTATCCTGCTGCCCACGTCGCGCGGGGCCGTGCCCCTGCCTTGGCTGGACGGCTCTCAGCCGCTGGTGCCGATGCAGATGTATTTCGAGGACGGCACGCCGTTCTACGGCGACGCGCGGCACGCGTTGCGCAGCGTGCTGGACCGCTATCAGGAGCGTGGCTGGCAGGTGATCGCCTCGACCGAGCTGGAATTCACACTGGTTGACGACAGTGGCAAGGTGCTGAAGTCGGTCCGCGATCCGCGCAGCGGGCGGCGCATTGACGGCTCGGAAATCCTGTCGCTGAGCGAGATGGACGCGTTCGACCCATTCCTGTCGGCGCTCTACGAATCCTGTGCGGCGATGGACATCGACGCCCAGACAGCCACCAGCGAGGCGGGCGTCGGCCAGTTCGAGATTACGCTGAACCACCAGCAGGCGCTACATGCCGCCGACGACACATGGCTGTTCAAGGCGCTGATCCGTGGCCTTGCGCGCAAGTTCGGCTGTGCTGCGACCTTTATGGCCAAGCCGTTTGTGCAGGATTCCGGCAATGGCATGCACATGCATTTTTCCGTACTCGACGCCGACGGCAACAACATCTTTGACGATGGTGGCCCCAAGGGCACCGATATGCTGCGCGCCGCGATCGGCGGCTGCGTGGCGGCGATGCGCGGATCCACCCTCGTCTTTGCGCCGCATGCCAACAGCTATGCCCGGCTGGTGCCCGATGCCCATGCCCCTACTGCGATCTGCTGGGCCTATGAGAACCGCACCGCTGCCGTGCGCGTCCCCGGTGGGTCGCCCGCCGCGCGCCGGATCGAACACCGGGTCGCGGGTGGCGATATCAATCCCTATCTCAGCTTTGCCGCGATCCTCGGTGCGGCCCTGATCGGGATCGAGGACGACATGGATCCCGGCACGCCCATATCCGGCAATGCCTACGGTCAGGACCTGCCGCAACTGGCAGAGGATTGGCGGACGGCGGTGGATCTGTTTGAAAGCGATCCGCTGATCGCACGTATTTTCGAGCCCAAGATGGTGCGCAATCTGGTGCTGACCAAACGGCAGGAGATCGAGATCATGTTCGAACTGCCCGAAGATCAGCATTGGAAGACCTACCTCGAAAAGGTCTGACACGACGCGCCTGATCCATGCTAAAATTCAGCTTGCTGGCTTCACTTGGCTCGGCTAGCTTGAAATTTGATCAAATTACCATGCCGGAATGGAACCGCGCGATGAAGATTGGCATTCTGCTGACCGGGCACGCCCCCGAAGATATCAAAGCCGTCATGGGCGACTATGACACCATGTTCGAAGATTTGCTGGATGGGCATGGGTTTACCTATGACAGCTATGCGGTGGTCGACGGGGTGTTCCCCGACGGACCCGAGGCCGCCGATGGCTGGCTGATTACGGGATCCAAGCATGGCGCCTACGAGGACCATCCGTGGATCGCCCCGCTGGAGCAGTTCATTCGCGACGTCTATGCCGATGGCCGCCCGATGGTGGGCGTCTGTTTTGGTCATCAGATCATTGCGCAAGCCATGGGTGGCAAGGTCGAGAAATTCGACAAAGGCTGGTCGGTCGGGCGCACCTATTACGAAATCGAAGGCCGTCAGATGCAGCTGAATGCGTGGCATCAGGATCAGGTGACAGAGCTGCCTGACGGGGCAGAGGTGATCGGGCAAAATGATTTCTGCCGCAACGCCGCGCTGCTATATGGTGACCGCATCTATACCGTGCAGCCGCATCCCGAGCATACCGCCGATTTCGTCGGCCGTCTGATCCACTCACGCGGGCGCGGGCTGGTGCCTGATCCGCTGCTGGATAACGCGCTGGCACATCTGGACAGCCCCACGGATAATCAGATCATGGCCGACCGCATGGCGGCCTTTCTCAAACGAGGTGCATAATGGCCGACTGGACCCAGAAATTCCCCGAAGCGGCGCGCGCCTATCTTGAGGGGCGCAGGCTGGACGAAGTCGAATGCATCATCTCTGACTTACCCGGTATTGCGCGCGGCAAGGCCGTGCCAGCCAGCAAGTTTGCCAAGCAGAAGCATTTCCATCTGCCCGACTCGATCTTTTTCCAGACCATCACCGGCGATTGGGGTGAGGCCGCAGGCGATGATGGGTTCATCGAACAGGACATGATCCTGAAACCGGACATGGACACAGCGACCGCCGCACCGTGGACAGGCGACTGGACCATTCAGGTCATTCACGACGCCTATGACGGCGATGGTGATCCGGTGGGCTGTTCGCCGCGCAACGTGCTGAAGCGTGTTGTCGCACTATATGCCGAGCGCGGGCTGACGCCGGTGGTTGCGCCCGAGATGGAGTTCTATCTGGTCGCGCGCAACATCGACCCGGCCAAGGAAATCGAGCCGATGATTGGCCGATCCGGCCGCCCCGCCGCCGCGCGGCAGGCCTATTCGATGACCGCCGTGGACGAGTTCGGCCCGGTGATCGACGATATTTATGATTTCGCCGAAGCGCAGGGATTCGAGATCGACGGAATCACGCAAGAGGGTGGCGCAGGCCAGCTAGAGATCAACCTGAACCACGGCGATCCAGTGATGCTGGCCGATGAGGTGTTCTATTTCAAACGGCTGATCCGCGAGGCGGCATTGCGGCATGACTGCTTTGCCACTTTCATGGCCAAGCCGATTGCGGACGAGCCGGGATCAGCGATGCACATTCACCATTCGGTACTGGATGCAAAAACCGGCAAGAACATATTCGTCGATGCCAAGGGCAAAGACACCGACGCCTTTTATCATTTCATCGCAGGATTGCAGAACCACA from Roseovarius pelagicus includes the following:
- a CDS encoding ABC transporter permease, whose amino-acid sequence is MLCWDVIQDYGLRSLGIGERLLPRDSFTLCDQLVLIGSGMLWNVYFGVVALLSGFFLATAVAVGKGSRNLLARKSSEWFIFVFRGSPLFIQFFFAYFLFLSLKKVSPIFDAFTAAWLGALIVLFLNTAAYSGEIFYGALRSIPKGDVEAADAYGFSGWPRFKRIVWPTMLRLAWPAYTNEAIFLFHATTLVFFSGFPAWQQRGDALYYANYFADKTFNPFVPYPILAGYFILLTLCVISVFGLINRHLNRHLPQEARRKLRLRPNLIR
- a CDS encoding glutamine synthetase family protein; translation: MQLENFATFRVAACDLNGQMRGKRVPASYFEKLESGTVRMPLSALNVDIKGADIDGSPLIFETGDADGILLPTSRGAVPLPWLDGSQPLVPMQMYFEDGTPFYGDARHALRSVLDRYQERGWQVIASTELEFTLVDDSGKVLKSVRDPRSGRRIDGSEILSLSEMDAFDPFLSALYESCAAMDIDAQTATSEAGVGQFEITLNHQQALHAADDTWLFKALIRGLARKFGCAATFMAKPFVQDSGNGMHMHFSVLDADGNNIFDDGGPKGTDMLRAAIGGCVAAMRGSTLVFAPHANSYARLVPDAHAPTAICWAYENRTAAVRVPGGSPAARRIEHRVAGGDINPYLSFAAILGAALIGIEDDMDPGTPISGNAYGQDLPQLAEDWRTAVDLFESDPLIARIFEPKMVRNLVLTKRQEIEIMFELPEDQHWKTYLEKV
- a CDS encoding type 1 glutamine amidotransferase, whose translation is MKIGILLTGHAPEDIKAVMGDYDTMFEDLLDGHGFTYDSYAVVDGVFPDGPEAADGWLITGSKHGAYEDHPWIAPLEQFIRDVYADGRPMVGVCFGHQIIAQAMGGKVEKFDKGWSVGRTYYEIEGRQMQLNAWHQDQVTELPDGAEVIGQNDFCRNAALLYGDRIYTVQPHPEHTADFVGRLIHSRGRGLVPDPLLDNALAHLDSPTDNQIMADRMAAFLKRGA
- a CDS encoding glutamine synthetase family protein, whose product is MADWTQKFPEAARAYLEGRRLDEVECIISDLPGIARGKAVPASKFAKQKHFHLPDSIFFQTITGDWGEAAGDDGFIEQDMILKPDMDTATAAPWTGDWTIQVIHDAYDGDGDPVGCSPRNVLKRVVALYAERGLTPVVAPEMEFYLVARNIDPAKEIEPMIGRSGRPAAARQAYSMTAVDEFGPVIDDIYDFAEAQGFEIDGITQEGGAGQLEINLNHGDPVMLADEVFYFKRLIREAALRHDCFATFMAKPIADEPGSAMHIHHSVLDAKTGKNIFVDAKGKDTDAFYHFIAGLQNHMPAATAVMAPYVNSYRRYVKDHAAPINLEWARDNRTTGIRIPISSTAARRVENRLAGMDCNPYLAIAASLACGLLGLEDAVKPADEFRGDAYEGEGDIPRVLGDALDMFEEATRLHEVLGPDFARVYGIVKRAEYDEFLQVISPWEREHLLLNV